A part of Amycolatopsis lurida genomic DNA contains:
- a CDS encoding cation diffusion facilitator family transporter: protein MSEESGDESTLTVVLAGGVNLAIAVLKLIAGIITGSGAMLSEAAHSVADTITEVLLLTALKRSDRPADRVHPFGYGKERYFWSLLAAVSIFASGAMFALYEGFSTVFGEETEQTDPIVGYVVLAIAFALESVSWFQAVRQVRRDAAESGQKVSVYLRMIDDPAPKTVLFEDTAALIGLLLAFAGIGLHQLTGSHVWDGAASIAIGVLLALVAYVLGRTNRGLLIGRQADPRLVRGVRDHLMGTPEIEAVVDLQTMLMGTDQVLVCARVDFDDSLGAAEVERACVRMAAELAETFGDVTEVFIEPVPRTDAELRAAVLARYGEWGKGQ from the coding sequence GTGAGTGAAGAATCCGGTGACGAGAGCACCCTGACCGTGGTGCTGGCCGGCGGGGTCAACCTCGCCATCGCCGTGCTGAAACTGATCGCCGGGATCATCACCGGCTCCGGCGCGATGCTGTCGGAGGCCGCGCACTCGGTGGCCGACACGATCACCGAAGTCCTCCTGCTGACCGCGTTGAAACGGTCGGACCGCCCCGCCGACCGCGTTCACCCGTTCGGCTACGGCAAGGAGCGGTACTTCTGGTCGCTGCTCGCGGCGGTGTCGATCTTCGCCTCCGGCGCGATGTTCGCGCTCTACGAAGGCTTCTCGACGGTCTTCGGCGAGGAGACCGAGCAGACCGATCCGATCGTCGGTTACGTCGTCCTCGCGATCGCGTTCGCCCTGGAGTCCGTCTCGTGGTTCCAGGCCGTGCGGCAGGTGCGGCGCGACGCCGCGGAATCGGGCCAGAAGGTCTCGGTCTACCTGCGGATGATCGACGACCCGGCTCCGAAGACCGTCCTGTTCGAGGACACGGCCGCCCTGATCGGCCTGCTGCTCGCGTTCGCGGGGATCGGGCTGCACCAGCTCACCGGATCGCACGTCTGGGACGGCGCGGCGTCGATCGCGATCGGGGTGCTGCTGGCACTCGTCGCCTACGTACTCGGGCGCACCAACCGCGGCCTGCTGATCGGCAGGCAGGCCGATCCCAGGCTGGTGCGCGGGGTCCGGGACCACCTGATGGGCACGCCCGAGATCGAGGCCGTCGTCGACCTGCAGACCATGCTGATGGGCACCGATCAGGTGCTCGTCTGCGCCCGCGTCGATTTCGACGATTCCCTGGGCGCCGCGGAGGTCGAACGCGCCTGCGTCCGGATGGCGGCCGAACTGGCGGAGACGTTCGGCGACGTCACCGAGGTGTTCATCGAACCCGTCCCCCGCACGGACGCCGAACTGCGCGCGGCCGTGCTGGCGCGCTACGGCGAGTGGGGCAAGGGTCAGTAG
- a CDS encoding tyrosine-type recombinase/integrase, producing MFASKRTAEQWLSVTETQIIKGEWIDPEKAKVTLGNYADQWITQRPGLRPRTVELYRWLLRKHIEADLGGVELGKLSTAIVRQWRADRLAAGVSESVTAKAYRLLRAILTTAVDEDKILQRNPCRVRGADKENPAERPILTVPQVFDLAGRMPERFRALVLLAAFASLRWGEVSALRRCDVAEDGSWVRISRALVEVPGRGLIVGPPKSRAGVRTLIVPAAIRRDVVKHLDAFVKPEHDALLFTGERAGNPVRRPNFSQRTKWTEVVAKMGLKGLHFHDLRHAGNIWASKAGTSTKDLMARMGHDDMRAALIYQRATSDADERIADRLSKLVDQHRTGNADDDDDGLSGQPVPVG from the coding sequence ATGTTCGCCAGCAAGCGCACGGCCGAACAGTGGTTGTCCGTAACCGAAACGCAGATCATCAAAGGCGAATGGATCGACCCTGAGAAGGCGAAGGTCACACTCGGGAACTATGCGGACCAGTGGATTACACAGCGACCTGGCCTGCGTCCGCGCACTGTCGAGTTGTACCGGTGGCTTCTGCGGAAGCACATCGAAGCGGATCTCGGCGGCGTCGAACTGGGCAAGTTGTCGACGGCGATCGTTCGGCAATGGCGTGCGGATCGGCTGGCGGCAGGAGTGTCCGAGTCGGTCACTGCCAAGGCATACAGGCTGCTGCGAGCAATCCTGACCACGGCGGTCGACGAGGACAAGATCTTGCAGCGGAACCCTTGCCGCGTGCGGGGTGCCGACAAGGAAAATCCGGCGGAGCGGCCGATTCTGACCGTTCCTCAGGTGTTCGACCTGGCCGGGCGGATGCCGGAGCGGTTCCGGGCGCTCGTGCTGCTGGCCGCGTTCGCGTCGCTCCGTTGGGGTGAGGTGTCTGCGCTGCGGCGGTGTGACGTCGCGGAGGATGGGAGTTGGGTCCGGATCTCGCGGGCGCTGGTCGAGGTTCCGGGTCGCGGGCTGATCGTGGGTCCGCCGAAGTCGCGGGCAGGAGTGCGGACGTTGATCGTTCCGGCTGCGATTCGGCGGGACGTGGTGAAGCACCTCGACGCGTTCGTGAAGCCGGAGCACGACGCGCTGCTGTTCACCGGTGAGCGTGCGGGCAACCCGGTGCGTCGGCCGAACTTCAGTCAGCGGACGAAGTGGACGGAGGTCGTGGCGAAGATGGGGCTCAAGGGTCTGCACTTCCATGACCTCCGGCACGCGGGCAACATCTGGGCGTCGAAGGCGGGCACGTCGACCAAAGACCTCATGGCGCGGATGGGGCATGACGACATGCGGGCGGCGCTCATCTACCAGCGGGCGACCAGCGACGCTGACGAACGGATCGCTGATCGGCTGTCGAAGCTCGTCGACCAGCACCGGACGGGCAACGCGGATGACGATGACGACGGTCTGAGTGGCCAGCCGGTCCCGGTCGGCTAA
- a CDS encoding DMT family transporter → MGAYLLLAFAIAAEVTATVSLKLSEGFSKVGPSIVVVAGYAFAFVALAYVLKAGVPVSIAYAIWAAAGVALVAAVGIVFFKEPVNLSVIAGLVLVIGGVVLIEAGGAH, encoded by the coding sequence ATGGGTGCGTACCTTCTCCTCGCTTTCGCCATCGCCGCTGAGGTAACCGCCACGGTCTCGTTGAAACTTTCCGAGGGTTTCAGCAAGGTGGGGCCGTCGATCGTCGTCGTGGCCGGGTACGCCTTCGCCTTCGTCGCGCTGGCGTATGTGCTGAAGGCGGGCGTGCCGGTGAGCATCGCCTACGCGATCTGGGCCGCGGCCGGGGTCGCGCTGGTGGCGGCCGTCGGCATCGTGTTCTTCAAGGAGCCGGTCAATCTGTCGGTGATCGCCGGGCTGGTACTGGTGATCGGCGGTGTCGTGTTGATCGAGGCAGGGGGCGCGCACTAA
- a CDS encoding TetR/AcrR family transcriptional regulator, translating into MKIQVDGRKARGEKRREEIIAAALRVIERDGVAGVTHRTVAAEAGVPTASTTYHFSSLDDLLIATLISCARDMATEVYWMIDRARSRGSRGAEEVAGLLAEALGPRRGRTMAEYELYLLAARKPELRPAARRWLDVLTSMVRHDDEVAFRVFLAGIDGLLIQGLIDDEPPSAEELRPVVDYLLKPR; encoded by the coding sequence GTGAAGATCCAGGTCGATGGCCGGAAGGCCAGGGGCGAGAAGCGGCGCGAGGAGATCATCGCGGCCGCGCTGCGGGTGATCGAACGCGACGGCGTCGCCGGCGTCACCCATCGGACGGTCGCCGCCGAGGCGGGCGTGCCGACGGCTTCGACCACCTATCACTTCTCCAGCCTCGACGACCTGCTGATCGCCACCCTCATCTCGTGCGCGAGGGATATGGCGACCGAGGTCTACTGGATGATCGACCGCGCCCGCTCCCGGGGCAGCCGCGGCGCGGAAGAGGTCGCCGGCCTGCTCGCGGAGGCGCTGGGCCCGCGCCGCGGGCGGACGATGGCGGAGTACGAGCTGTACCTGCTGGCCGCACGCAAACCCGAGCTGCGGCCCGCCGCCCGGCGCTGGCTGGACGTGCTCACCTCGATGGTCCGGCACGACGACGAGGTCGCGTTCCGGGTGTTCCTCGCCGGGATCGACGGGCTGCTGATCCAGGGCCTCATCGACGACGAACCGCCGTCCGCGGAAGAGCTGCGACCGGTGGTGGATTACCTGCTGAAACCTCGTTGA
- a CDS encoding GNAT family N-acetyltransferase, protein MRTVGAYELDDDPARVDLEVVWKCLSTEVYWGKWRDRELVEKVFRNAWRVVGAYETSSGRLVGFARAFSDTIGSAYLADVFVVDEARGAGLGKELVREMIDNGPGAEFRWMLHTADAHGLYRQFGFGDPPDGQYMERSRANGQV, encoded by the coding sequence ATGAGGACTGTCGGCGCATACGAACTGGACGACGACCCGGCACGGGTGGACCTCGAAGTGGTGTGGAAGTGCCTGTCCACCGAGGTCTACTGGGGTAAGTGGCGAGACCGCGAGCTGGTCGAGAAGGTCTTCAGGAACGCGTGGCGGGTCGTCGGCGCGTACGAGACTTCGAGTGGCCGTCTGGTCGGGTTCGCGCGGGCGTTCTCGGACACCATCGGCAGCGCGTACCTCGCGGACGTTTTCGTCGTCGACGAGGCGCGCGGCGCGGGGCTCGGCAAGGAACTGGTCCGGGAGATGATCGACAACGGGCCGGGAGCCGAGTTCCGGTGGATGCTGCACACCGCCGACGCGCACGGTCTGTACCGGCAGTTCGGCTTCGGCGACCCGCCCGACGGGCAGTACATGGAGCGGAGCCGGGCGAACGGGCAGGTCTAG
- a CDS encoding (Fe-S)-binding protein yields the protein MGAVQLTLGGISVLLGVVAWGMFFATIARFVRVIRLGQPDSTRNGPFIPRMKTLIKEFAAHTRMNKVKSVGPAHWLVMWGFLLGSLALFEAYGEVFVPTWGWPILDDWSLFQLLMELLGVGTIVGIVVLIWVRQKNHPRRADRQSRFQGSNFKWAYFIEAVVLIEGIGIIGVRAAKSALNVHETPIWAAFVSHPIGELLPASPNLVSVFAFVKLMSATIWLIVIARTMTMGIAWHRFSAFFNIYFKREDDGGVALGALKPMMSNGKVLDLEEADPDEDTFGVGKIEDFSWKGWLDFSTCTECGRCQSQCPAWNTGKPLSPKLLITQLRDHAYAKAPYLLAGGKRDMAGDEIGLSGDNMYAGIDVLAIAESQKALIGDDGGVIDPEVLWSCTSCGACVEQCPVDIEHVDHIVDMRRYQVMIESAFPSELNGMFKNLENKGNPWGQNAKDRLAWTEDLDFEVPVFDGDLGDTEYLFWVGCAGAFEDRAKKTTRAVAELLHIAGVKYTVLGSEESCTGDPARRAGNEFLFQMLAQQNVEILNSVFEGRERKARKVVVTCAHCFNTLANEYPELGGQFDVVHHTQLLNRLVREKHLTPVAPVAEDVTYHDPCYLGRHNKVYDAPRELVGASGAQLREMPRHGDRSMCCGAGGARMWMEEKIGKRINVERVDEALGTAPSKIATGCPFCRVMLTDGVTARQSDGQASEKVEVVDVAQLLLTAVKRKPEPQLVPAGAPSLDAVSDAELDGKADVPTDETATGTPLPEEDK from the coding sequence ATGGGCGCTGTACAGCTGACGCTCGGCGGGATCTCGGTCCTGCTCGGCGTCGTCGCCTGGGGAATGTTCTTCGCGACCATCGCCCGCTTCGTGCGGGTGATCCGCCTCGGTCAGCCGGACTCGACCCGCAACGGCCCGTTCATCCCGCGTATGAAGACCCTGATCAAGGAATTCGCCGCGCACACCCGGATGAACAAGGTCAAGAGCGTCGGCCCGGCGCACTGGCTGGTCATGTGGGGCTTCCTGCTCGGGTCACTCGCCCTGTTCGAGGCGTACGGCGAGGTCTTCGTCCCCACGTGGGGCTGGCCCATCCTCGACGACTGGTCGCTGTTCCAGCTGCTCATGGAACTGCTCGGGGTCGGCACCATCGTCGGCATCGTGGTGCTGATCTGGGTCCGCCAGAAGAACCACCCGCGCCGCGCCGACCGGCAGTCCCGCTTCCAGGGCTCCAACTTCAAGTGGGCGTACTTCATCGAGGCCGTCGTGCTCATCGAGGGCATCGGCATCATCGGCGTCCGCGCCGCGAAGTCCGCGCTGAACGTCCACGAAACCCCGATCTGGGCGGCATTCGTCTCGCACCCGATCGGTGAGCTGCTGCCCGCCAGCCCGAACCTGGTGTCGGTGTTCGCGTTCGTCAAGCTGATGAGCGCCACGATCTGGCTGATCGTCATCGCGCGCACGATGACCATGGGCATCGCCTGGCACCGGTTCAGCGCCTTCTTCAACATCTACTTCAAGCGCGAGGACGACGGCGGCGTCGCGCTGGGCGCGCTCAAGCCGATGATGAGCAACGGCAAGGTGCTCGACCTCGAAGAGGCGGACCCGGACGAGGACACCTTCGGCGTCGGCAAGATCGAAGACTTCAGCTGGAAGGGCTGGCTGGACTTCTCCACCTGCACCGAATGCGGCCGCTGCCAGTCGCAGTGCCCCGCGTGGAACACCGGCAAGCCGCTGTCGCCGAAGCTGCTCATCACGCAGCTTCGCGACCACGCCTACGCGAAGGCGCCGTACCTGCTCGCGGGCGGCAAGCGTGACATGGCCGGTGACGAGATCGGCCTGTCCGGCGACAACATGTACGCGGGTATCGACGTCCTCGCGATCGCCGAGTCCCAGAAGGCCCTCATCGGCGACGACGGTGGCGTGATCGACCCCGAGGTGCTGTGGTCCTGCACCTCCTGCGGCGCCTGTGTCGAGCAGTGCCCGGTGGACATCGAGCACGTCGACCACATCGTCGACATGCGCCGCTACCAGGTGATGATCGAATCCGCGTTCCCCAGCGAGCTCAACGGGATGTTCAAGAACCTGGAGAACAAGGGCAACCCGTGGGGCCAGAACGCCAAGGACCGGCTCGCCTGGACCGAGGACCTGGACTTCGAGGTGCCGGTGTTCGACGGCGACCTCGGCGACACCGAATACCTCTTCTGGGTCGGCTGCGCCGGCGCGTTCGAGGACCGAGCGAAGAAGACCACGCGCGCCGTCGCGGAGCTGCTGCACATCGCCGGCGTCAAGTACACCGTGCTCGGCTCGGAGGAGTCCTGCACCGGCGACCCGGCCCGCCGCGCGGGCAACGAGTTCCTGTTCCAGATGCTGGCGCAGCAGAACGTCGAGATCCTGAACTCGGTGTTCGAGGGTCGCGAACGCAAGGCGCGCAAGGTGGTCGTCACCTGTGCCCACTGCTTCAACACTCTCGCGAACGAGTACCCGGAGCTGGGCGGCCAGTTCGACGTCGTGCACCACACGCAGCTGCTCAACCGCCTGGTGCGGGAGAAGCACCTGACCCCGGTGGCCCCGGTCGCCGAGGACGTCACCTACCACGACCCGTGCTACCTGGGCCGCCACAACAAGGTCTACGACGCTCCTCGTGAGCTCGTCGGCGCTTCGGGCGCGCAGCTGCGCGAAATGCCGCGGCACGGCGACCGCTCGATGTGCTGTGGCGCCGGTGGCGCGCGCATGTGGATGGAAGAGAAGATCGGCAAGCGCATCAACGTCGAACGCGTCGACGAAGCGCTCGGCACCGCCCCGTCCAAGATCGCGACCGGCTGCCCGTTCTGCCGCGTGATGCTCACCGACGGCGTCACAGCGCGCCAGAGCGACGGGCAGGCGAGCGAGAAGGTCGAGGTCGTCGACGTCGCCCAGCTGCTGCTGACCGCCGTCAAGCGGAAGCCGGAGCCGCAGCTGGTCCCCGCGGGGGCGCCCTCGCTGGACGCCGTCTCGGACGCCGAACTCGACGGAAAGGCCGACGTGCCCACCGACGAAACGGCCACCGGAACGCCGCTGCCGGAGGAAGACAAGTAG
- a CDS encoding DUF742 domain-containing protein, which yields MAQEATIPSIPAARRPPRQERRRTRVRPYVRTGGRTQSKRNFAIEAMISVRNDAPWNAPGFSVEFHSVRTLCRRPTSVAEVAASLCVPLGVAKVLLGDMAELGLVTVHETQAEFDGHPALALMERVLQGLRRL from the coding sequence ATGGCTCAGGAAGCGACCATCCCCAGCATCCCGGCCGCCCGGCGGCCGCCGCGGCAGGAACGTCGTCGCACGCGCGTCCGCCCGTACGTCCGCACGGGCGGACGCACACAGTCCAAACGGAACTTCGCGATCGAAGCGATGATTTCCGTCCGGAACGACGCGCCGTGGAACGCGCCGGGGTTCAGCGTCGAATTCCATTCCGTGAGAACTCTCTGCCGGCGGCCGACTTCCGTCGCCGAAGTAGCGGCGTCACTATGCGTTCCACTCGGCGTTGCAAAGGTCCTTTTGGGTGATATGGCCGAACTCGGTTTGGTCACCGTTCATGAAACACAGGCTGAATTCGACGGTCATCCGGCACTCGCCTTGATGGAACGTGTCCTGCAGGGTTTGCGTCGCCTGTGA
- a CDS encoding CAP domain-containing protein has product MIASASYLMVTDRFQGTALSNLSLSVPDTKGRPGEALAKPPSYFGQTSAPAPGGPAAGSPAPTSSSAAPTSSSAPPTSSSAAAEPPAQTSEAPKPSSSKAPEPPRSQDSSLAGQVIDLVNAERADAGCSPVSNESHLAAAAQGHSDDMSARNYFSHTTPEGVTFDQRIRAAGYDKPGAENIAKGQSSAAKVMDAWMNSAGHRANILNCKLKKIGVGVNTKGMYWTQNFGY; this is encoded by the coding sequence GTGATCGCCAGTGCGAGCTACCTGATGGTGACCGATCGGTTCCAAGGTACTGCGCTGAGTAATCTGTCACTGAGTGTTCCCGACACCAAGGGCAGGCCCGGCGAGGCCCTCGCGAAGCCTCCTTCCTACTTCGGTCAGACGTCCGCTCCGGCCCCTGGCGGCCCCGCGGCCGGTTCGCCCGCGCCGACGTCGTCTTCGGCCGCGCCCACGTCATCCTCCGCGCCGCCCACCTCGTCGTCCGCCGCGGCCGAGCCGCCCGCGCAGACCTCCGAGGCCCCCAAGCCTTCGTCGAGCAAGGCGCCGGAGCCGCCTCGTTCGCAGGACAGCTCGCTCGCCGGGCAGGTCATCGATCTCGTCAACGCCGAGCGGGCCGACGCCGGTTGCTCGCCGGTGAGCAACGAGTCGCATCTCGCCGCCGCCGCGCAGGGCCACAGCGACGACATGTCCGCCCGCAACTACTTCTCGCACACGACACCGGAAGGCGTCACGTTCGACCAGCGCATCCGCGCCGCCGGCTACGACAAGCCGGGTGCCGAGAACATCGCCAAGGGCCAGTCGAGCGCCGCCAAGGTGATGGACGCCTGGATGAACTCCGCGGGGCACCGCGCGAACATCCTCAACTGCAAGCTGAAGAAGATCGGTGTCGGCGTCAACACCAAGGGCATGTACTGGACGCAGAACTTCGGCTACTGA
- a CDS encoding oxygenase MpaB family protein, which translates to MGERLPDPELFRQGGFRVASRLFIEGDIRGDERQVARLRRFAQREDPAADVLVPLLRQGAQGQFEQALRQGIDSVESPPEELEAFFRDVEATPYWVDPDRLDRGARAITRAGLLGLFPLGDVSLMGGYLASRATKALVGTGEIEYKAARRLVETATWWIHVTTPGALVPGGRGYESALRVRIVHAHVRAAMNRRKDWDYAAWDKPVNQVQTAGTLLLFSLVYVFGTQLLGLRYSARERADILHLWRYVGWLMGVDEELLPAGEDDAWRLLWLLATTEFIPDDDSKRLAAALMKSHAGIGEGRGALGKVLSHVSVAGHGAISRLLLGKTNADFLELPDDPVAQAAVVAVAGVNFAAETVRRVVPGATALQELLGAAGRRHYLRQVTKVFGLDPTYGRHMKAA; encoded by the coding sequence ATGGGTGAGCGGCTGCCTGATCCCGAACTGTTCCGTCAAGGCGGGTTCCGGGTCGCGTCGAGGTTGTTCATCGAGGGCGACATCAGGGGCGACGAGCGCCAGGTGGCCCGGTTGCGGCGGTTCGCGCAGCGGGAGGATCCGGCGGCCGACGTGCTGGTGCCGTTGTTGCGCCAGGGTGCCCAAGGCCAGTTCGAACAGGCGCTGCGGCAAGGGATCGACAGCGTCGAGAGTCCGCCGGAGGAGCTCGAAGCCTTCTTCCGCGACGTCGAGGCGACGCCGTACTGGGTCGATCCGGACCGGTTGGATCGTGGAGCGCGGGCGATCACGCGCGCCGGGTTGCTCGGTCTCTTCCCGCTCGGCGACGTCTCGCTGATGGGCGGCTATCTCGCGTCGCGCGCCACGAAGGCGCTCGTCGGCACCGGTGAGATCGAGTACAAGGCGGCGCGACGCCTCGTCGAGACGGCGACGTGGTGGATCCACGTCACGACACCGGGCGCGCTGGTGCCCGGCGGGCGCGGGTACGAGTCCGCGTTGCGGGTGCGGATCGTGCACGCGCACGTCCGCGCGGCCATGAACCGCCGCAAGGACTGGGATTACGCCGCTTGGGACAAGCCGGTCAACCAGGTCCAGACCGCGGGCACGCTCCTGCTCTTCTCGCTCGTCTACGTCTTCGGCACGCAACTGCTCGGGCTCCGCTACAGCGCCCGCGAGCGCGCCGACATCCTGCACCTTTGGCGTTACGTCGGCTGGCTGATGGGCGTCGACGAGGAACTCCTGCCCGCCGGCGAGGACGACGCCTGGCGTCTGCTGTGGCTGCTCGCCACCACCGAGTTCATCCCGGACGACGATTCCAAACGGCTCGCCGCGGCGCTGATGAAGTCCCACGCCGGGATCGGCGAGGGCCGGGGCGCGCTCGGCAAGGTCCTTTCGCACGTGTCGGTCGCCGGGCACGGGGCGATCAGCAGGCTCCTGCTGGGCAAGACCAACGCCGACTTCCTGGAGCTGCCCGACGATCCGGTCGCGCAGGCGGCCGTGGTCGCGGTGGCGGGCGTCAACTTCGCCGCCGAGACGGTCCGGCGGGTGGTGCCCGGCGCGACGGCGCTCCAGGAGCTGCTCGGGGCCGCCGGGCGGCGCCACTACCTGCGGCAGGTCACCAAGGTGTTCGGGCTCGACCCGACCTACGGCAGGCACATGAAGGCCGCTTGA
- a CDS encoding FAD-dependent oxidoreductase gives MAKVLIAGGGIAGTITAIALHETGHEPVIHEAYDRTAEGVGAFLTLAVNGLDALGPLGLKSLVKGLGFDTPQIKMRLGDGRELADLALGGRLEDGTVSQTVLRSELYIGLRDEAVRRGIEIRYGKRLADARETASGVLATFEDGSSAEGDLVIGADGLRSRVRTIIDPRAPSPRYVPLLNTGGVTEGLRLDDEPGVMHMTFGKRLFFTHVVHPAGGVWWFANVPRKHEPSPADLAVTTTWREGLIRQLAVDRTPAARIVRATPEIYRPWATYDFPSVPTWRTNRMVIIGDAAHATSPAAGQGAAMAIEDAVTLARCLRDVPSIPQALAVYEGLRRERVEAVVERGKRNGDAKAVGPVGRVIRDFFLTRAFKNPPKEDPNAFMWRHRIDWEAPVA, from the coding sequence ATGGCGAAGGTACTGATCGCCGGCGGGGGCATCGCGGGCACGATCACGGCGATCGCCCTGCACGAGACGGGTCACGAGCCGGTGATCCACGAGGCGTACGACCGGACCGCGGAAGGAGTCGGCGCGTTCCTGACCCTGGCGGTGAACGGCCTCGACGCGCTGGGGCCATTGGGCCTGAAAAGCCTGGTCAAAGGCCTGGGCTTCGACACGCCGCAGATCAAGATGCGGCTGGGCGACGGCCGCGAACTGGCCGACCTCGCGCTCGGTGGACGGCTTGAGGACGGCACCGTGAGCCAGACCGTGCTGCGCTCCGAGCTGTACATCGGACTTCGCGACGAAGCCGTCAGACGCGGCATCGAGATCCGCTACGGCAAGCGTCTGGCCGACGCACGCGAGACCGCTTCGGGCGTCCTCGCGACCTTCGAGGACGGCTCGTCGGCCGAGGGCGACCTGGTGATCGGCGCGGACGGGCTCCGCTCGCGGGTGCGGACGATCATCGACCCGCGGGCGCCGTCACCGCGCTACGTGCCTCTGCTGAACACCGGCGGCGTGACCGAAGGCCTGCGGCTGGACGACGAACCCGGCGTCATGCACATGACGTTCGGCAAACGGCTCTTCTTCACTCACGTCGTCCACCCAGCCGGCGGCGTCTGGTGGTTCGCGAACGTCCCTCGGAAGCATGAGCCATCTCCGGCCGACCTCGCCGTGACGACCACCTGGCGAGAGGGCCTGATCCGGCAGCTGGCGGTGGACCGCACCCCGGCCGCGCGGATCGTGCGCGCGACACCGGAGATCTACCGGCCGTGGGCGACGTACGACTTCCCGAGCGTGCCGACCTGGCGGACGAACCGGATGGTCATCATCGGCGACGCCGCCCACGCGACCTCACCGGCGGCTGGGCAAGGCGCCGCGATGGCCATCGAGGACGCCGTCACGCTGGCGCGATGCCTGCGTGACGTGCCCTCGATTCCCCAGGCGCTCGCCGTCTACGAAGGGCTGCGCCGCGAGCGCGTCGAAGCCGTCGTCGAGCGCGGCAAGCGCAACGGCGACGCGAAAGCGGTCGGCCCCGTCGGACGGGTGATCCGGGACTTCTTCCTCACGCGCGCGTTCAAGAACCCGCCGAAGGAGGACCCGAACGCCTTCATGTGGCGGCACCGGATCGACTGGGAAGCCCCGGTGGCTTAG
- the dcd gene encoding dCTP deaminase: protein MLLSDRDLRKELDAGRLGVDPFDPMMVQPSSIDVRLDRYFRVFDNSKYTHIDPQLQQDELTSLVEKEGEDPFVLHPGEFVLGSTYETVTLADDLAGRLEGKSSLGRLGLLTHSTAGFIDPGFSGHITLELSNVANLPITLWPGMKIGQLCIFRLSSAAEFPYGSNEAGSRYQGQRGPTPSRAYKNFHRVDTWR, encoded by the coding sequence GTGCTCCTCAGCGACCGTGACCTCCGTAAAGAGCTCGACGCCGGCCGTCTCGGCGTCGACCCGTTCGACCCGATGATGGTCCAGCCGTCGAGCATCGACGTGCGACTCGACCGCTACTTCCGCGTGTTCGACAACAGCAAGTACACGCATATCGACCCGCAGCTCCAGCAGGACGAGCTGACCTCGCTGGTCGAGAAGGAGGGCGAAGACCCCTTCGTCCTTCACCCCGGGGAGTTCGTCCTCGGCTCCACCTACGAGACCGTCACGCTCGCCGACGACCTCGCCGGCCGTCTGGAAGGCAAGTCCTCCCTCGGCCGCCTCGGGCTGCTCACGCACTCCACCGCGGGCTTCATCGACCCCGGCTTCTCCGGTCACATCACGCTGGAGCTGTCGAACGTCGCCAACCTGCCGATCACGCTCTGGCCGGGCATGAAGATCGGCCAGCTCTGCATCTTCCGCCTGTCCAGCGCGGCGGAGTTCCCGTACGGCTCGAACGAGGCCGGTTCGCGCTACCAGGGGCAGCGGGGGCCGACCCCGAGCCGTGCGTACAAGAACTTCCACCGCGTCGACACCTGGCGCTAA
- a CDS encoding MarR family winged helix-turn-helix transcriptional regulator, whose translation MSSERAELIERVLGGSRALSTETVMFHTAIAEQRGLSVVESKVTDYLARFGPQTPKALSRLAGLAPASITALIDRLESKGIVARKPHPEDRRKVLIEIDGAAMASVAPLWDHLVKSVREACENYTDGELETVIRFLADATAITHDSTGRLGR comes from the coding sequence GTGTCAAGCGAGCGAGCTGAACTGATCGAACGAGTCCTCGGTGGGTCGCGGGCGCTGTCGACCGAGACGGTCATGTTCCACACCGCGATCGCCGAGCAGCGCGGCCTTTCGGTCGTCGAAAGCAAGGTGACCGACTACCTCGCCCGCTTCGGGCCGCAGACGCCGAAGGCGCTCTCTCGGCTTGCGGGGCTCGCGCCGGCCTCGATCACCGCGCTCATCGACAGGCTCGAGAGCAAGGGGATCGTCGCGCGGAAGCCGCATCCCGAGGATCGGCGGAAGGTGCTCATCGAGATCGACGGGGCGGCGATGGCCTCGGTCGCGCCGTTGTGGGACCACCTGGTGAAGTCGGTCCGCGAGGCCTGTGAGAACTACACGGACGGGGAACTGGAGACCGTGATCCGGTTCCTCGCCGACGCGACGGCGATCACGCACGACTCCACAGGTCGCCTCGGCCGCTGA